A genomic window from Aquabacterium sp. OR-4 includes:
- a CDS encoding ABC transporter substrate-binding protein, which produces MTRRQHLLTLAASALVLASAGAQAQDTVKVGVILPMTGPSATTGKQIDAAIKLWLAQSGGKAGGKKVEVIIKDDAGVADTTRRLAQELVVNDKVVALAGFGLTPLALATAPIATQSKTPMVVMAAATSSITEASPYIVRSSFTLPQAATAIAEWAAKNKIRKVVSLVADYGPGNDAEKFFASQFQLNGGVVVEKLRTPLRGPDFAPVLQKVRDAQPDALFVFLPSGQGAQFMKQFGERGLDKAGIRLIGTGDVTDDDQLNDMGDVALGVVNAHHYSAAHPSAANKKFVADFQAAAKFRPNFMAVGGYDGMRVIFKALEATKGAGGEALLNAMKGQIFESPRGPVLIDAQTRDIVQDIYIRKVERKDGQLWNIEFDVQKQVKDPGKSK; this is translated from the coding sequence ATGACCCGACGACAACATCTGCTCACGCTGGCCGCCAGTGCACTGGTGCTGGCCAGTGCTGGCGCCCAGGCGCAAGACACCGTGAAAGTCGGCGTGATCCTGCCGATGACCGGCCCCTCGGCCACCACCGGCAAGCAGATCGACGCCGCCATCAAGCTGTGGCTGGCGCAAAGCGGCGGCAAGGCCGGCGGCAAGAAGGTGGAGGTGATCATCAAGGACGACGCCGGCGTGGCCGACACCACGCGCCGCCTGGCGCAGGAGCTGGTGGTCAACGACAAGGTGGTGGCCCTGGCCGGCTTTGGCCTGACGCCGCTGGCCCTGGCCACCGCGCCGATCGCCACGCAGAGCAAGACGCCGATGGTGGTGATGGCCGCCGCCACCTCCAGCATCACCGAGGCCAGCCCGTACATCGTGCGCTCGAGCTTCACGCTGCCGCAGGCCGCCACCGCCATTGCCGAGTGGGCGGCCAAGAACAAGATCCGCAAGGTGGTCAGCCTGGTGGCCGACTACGGCCCGGGCAACGACGCCGAGAAGTTCTTTGCCAGCCAGTTCCAGCTCAATGGCGGGGTGGTGGTCGAGAAGCTGCGCACGCCGCTGCGCGGCCCCGACTTTGCACCGGTGCTGCAGAAGGTGCGTGATGCGCAACCCGATGCGCTGTTCGTGTTTCTGCCCTCGGGCCAGGGCGCGCAGTTCATGAAGCAGTTCGGCGAGCGCGGGCTCGACAAGGCCGGCATCCGGCTGATCGGCACCGGCGACGTGACCGACGACGACCAGCTCAACGACATGGGCGACGTGGCGCTGGGCGTGGTCAACGCCCACCACTACTCGGCCGCCCACCCGAGCGCGGCGAACAAGAAGTTCGTGGCCGATTTCCAGGCCGCCGCCAAGTTCCGCCCCAACTTCATGGCCGTGGGCGGCTACGACGGCATGCGCGTGATCTTCAAGGCGCTCGAGGCCACCAAGGGCGCCGGCGGCGAGGCCCTGCTCAATGCCATGAAGGGCCAGATCTTCGAGAGCCCGCGCGGCCCGGTGCTGATCGACGCGCAGACCCGCGACATCGTGCAGGACATCTACATCCGCAAGGTCGAGCGCAAGGACGGCCAGCTGTGGAACATCGAGTTCGATGTGCAGAAGCAGGTCAAGGACCCCGGGAAATCAAAGTGA
- a CDS encoding ABC transporter ATP-binding protein, with product MATEHGAPLLLDVQGLTCGHGDGVVLTDVSFSLAAGRSLALLGRNGTGKTTLIDTLVGVTRRHAGRITLAGQAIHGLPVHQRAAVAGGGIGWVPQERNIFKSLSVDENLSAVARPGPWTAERVYRLFPRLAERKKNLGTQLSGGEQQMLAFGRALVLNPRLLLLDEPLEGLAPIIIEELLRAIRRVAREEGLSSIVVEQHPHMVLGVTDDAIVLDRGGIAYRAESEALLADPSPLDTWLGVAAH from the coding sequence ATGGCCACTGAACACGGCGCGCCGCTGCTGCTGGATGTGCAGGGCCTCACCTGCGGCCATGGCGATGGCGTGGTGCTCACCGATGTGAGCTTCTCGCTGGCCGCCGGCCGCTCACTGGCGCTGCTGGGCCGCAACGGCACCGGCAAGACCACGCTGATCGACACCCTGGTGGGCGTCACCCGCCGCCATGCCGGGCGCATCACGCTGGCCGGCCAGGCCATCCACGGCCTGCCGGTGCACCAGCGCGCCGCGGTGGCCGGTGGCGGCATCGGCTGGGTGCCGCAGGAGCGCAACATCTTCAAGTCGCTCAGCGTCGACGAGAACCTCAGCGCCGTGGCGCGGCCCGGGCCGTGGACGGCCGAGCGCGTGTACCGCCTGTTTCCACGCCTGGCCGAGCGCAAGAAGAACCTGGGCACCCAGCTGTCGGGTGGCGAGCAGCAGATGCTGGCCTTTGGCCGCGCGCTGGTGCTCAACCCGCGGCTGCTGCTGCTGGATGAGCCGCTGGAAGGCCTGGCGCCGATCATCATCGAAGAGCTGCTGCGCGCCATCCGCCGCGTGGCCCGCGAGGAGGGGCTGTCGTCCATCGTTGTCGAGCAGCACCCGCACATGGTGCTGGGCGTCACCGACGACGCCATCGTGCTCGACCGCGGCGGCATCGCCTACCGCGCCGAAAGCGAGGCCCTGCTGGCCGATCCGTCGCCGCTCGACACCTGGCTGGGCGTGGCCGCGCATTGA
- a CDS encoding 5-methyltetrahydropteroyltriglutamate--homocysteine S-methyltransferase, whose translation MTLRTTPPFRADHVGSFLRPQYLLEAREQFFVKKAITAEQLRAVEDRAITEIVKFQADVGLQSITDGEFRRTYFHIDFLEQLGGVKTDIPVTVKRADGTEELAPPVIRVIDKVRHAKNIQLADFEYLKAQVAALGLQPQGALTPKVTIPSPTMLHFRGGRAGISREAYPELDPAFYDDVAKAYGDELQSLADAGCTYVQMDDTNLAYLCDEKMREAARQRGDDPNELPHRYAQFINKVVAHKPAGMTLAMHLCRGNFKSTHAAAGNYEPVAEALLSEMKLDAFFLEYDDDRSGDFRPLRYLSKGKLVVLGLVTTKFGAMESKDALKRRIDEAAQYAPLEQLALSPQCGFSSTVHGNNIAVEDQRNKLRLVVETAREVWA comes from the coding sequence ATGACCCTGCGCACCACGCCGCCGTTTCGCGCCGACCATGTCGGCAGCTTTCTGCGCCCCCAGTACCTGCTGGAGGCACGCGAGCAGTTCTTCGTCAAGAAGGCCATCACGGCCGAGCAGCTGCGCGCGGTGGAAGACCGCGCCATCACCGAGATCGTGAAGTTCCAGGCCGACGTGGGCCTGCAGAGCATCACCGATGGTGAGTTCCGCCGTACCTACTTCCACATCGACTTCCTCGAGCAGCTGGGCGGCGTCAAGACCGACATCCCGGTGACCGTGAAGCGCGCCGATGGCACCGAAGAGCTGGCGCCCCCGGTGATCCGCGTGATCGACAAGGTGCGCCATGCCAAGAACATCCAGCTGGCCGACTTCGAGTACCTGAAGGCCCAGGTGGCGGCTCTCGGCCTGCAGCCGCAGGGTGCGCTGACGCCCAAGGTGACCATTCCGTCACCCACCATGCTGCACTTTCGCGGTGGCCGCGCCGGCATCAGCCGCGAGGCCTATCCCGAGCTCGACCCGGCCTTCTACGACGACGTGGCCAAGGCCTATGGCGACGAGCTGCAGAGCCTGGCCGACGCCGGCTGCACCTATGTGCAGATGGACGACACCAACCTGGCCTACCTGTGCGACGAGAAGATGCGCGAGGCCGCCCGCCAGCGCGGTGACGACCCCAACGAGCTGCCGCACCGCTACGCGCAGTTCATCAACAAGGTGGTGGCCCACAAGCCGGCCGGCATGACGCTGGCCATGCACCTGTGCCGCGGCAACTTCAAGAGCACGCACGCCGCGGCCGGCAACTACGAGCCGGTGGCCGAGGCCCTGCTGTCGGAGATGAAGCTCGACGCGTTCTTTCTGGAGTACGACGACGACCGCTCGGGCGATTTCCGCCCGCTGCGCTACCTGAGCAAGGGCAAGCTGGTGGTGCTGGGCCTGGTGACCACCAAGTTCGGCGCCATGGAGAGCAAGGACGCGCTCAAGCGCCGCATCGACGAGGCCGCGCAGTACGCGCCCCTCGAGCAGCTGGCCTTGAGCCCGCAGTGCGGCTTCAGCAGCACGGTGCACGGCAACAACATCGCCGTGGAAGACCAGCGCAACAAGCTGCGCCTGGTGGTCGAGACGGCGCGCGAGGTCTGGGCCTAA
- a CDS encoding ABC transporter ATP-binding protein yields the protein MTVVLRTDGLVKRFGGITATNKVSLSITRGARHALIGPNGAGKTTLINQLTGVMPPTEGRVWLGQRDITHLAPHKRVGLGLVRTFQISQLFGELTPLQSLALAVSSREGQAHRWWRPLGRNAAVAAECEALLAQFRLAEHAGRLTRELPYGKRRLLEIALAVAQKPSVLLLDEPAAGVPAAERQDILDTVAALPADVSVVLIEHDMDLVFSFASRLTVLVNGTVLTEGTPAEIAADPQVRAVYLGDSMAGVRDGH from the coding sequence ATGACGGTCGTATTGCGCACCGACGGCCTGGTCAAGCGCTTTGGCGGCATCACCGCCACCAACAAGGTCTCGCTCAGCATCACGCGCGGCGCGCGCCATGCGCTGATCGGGCCCAACGGGGCAGGCAAGACCACGCTGATCAACCAGCTCACCGGCGTGATGCCGCCCACCGAGGGCCGGGTATGGCTGGGCCAACGCGACATCACCCACCTGGCGCCGCACAAGCGCGTGGGCCTGGGCCTGGTGCGCACCTTTCAGATCAGCCAGCTGTTCGGCGAGCTCACGCCGCTGCAGAGCCTGGCGCTGGCGGTGAGCAGCCGCGAAGGCCAGGCCCACCGCTGGTGGCGGCCGCTGGGCCGCAACGCCGCCGTGGCGGCCGAGTGCGAGGCGCTGCTGGCGCAGTTTCGCCTGGCCGAGCATGCCGGGCGCCTGACCCGCGAGCTGCCGTACGGCAAGCGCCGGCTGCTCGAGATTGCGCTGGCCGTGGCGCAAAAGCCCAGCGTGCTGCTGCTCGACGAGCCCGCCGCCGGCGTGCCTGCTGCCGAGCGGCAGGACATCCTGGACACCGTGGCCGCGCTGCCGGCCGATGTGTCGGTGGTGCTGATCGAACACGACATGGACCTGGTCTTCAGCTTCGCCAGCCGGCTCACGGTGCTGGTCAACGGCACCGTGCTCACCGAGGGCACGCCGGCCGAGATTGCCGCCGATCCGCAGGTGCGCGCGGTGTACCTGGGCGATTCGATGGCGGGGGTGCGTGATGGCCACTGA
- a CDS encoding branched-chain amino acid ABC transporter permease: MSQAASLLLKPARWRPWEVALWAAIWATPLLLGQHAALINEIAILALFALSLDLILGYAGIVSLGHAAFFGVGAYGAALFAKHVMPDPLLGLLVGTALGGALGLLTSPMIVRGTDLTRLMVTMGVALVLLELANKFDSLTGGADGLQGVVMGPLLGHFDFDLGARVASFYSLGCLFVAFVLLRRMVHSPLGVSLQALRDNRLRVMALGMSVNGRLAAVYTLAAALAGTAGALLAQTTGFASLDVLEFHRSADVMLALVIGGAGWLWGGLVGAVAFKVMHDVISSFTAQYWTFWIGLFLVVLMLVGRDRLFRPQRWFKSKKKEGAR; this comes from the coding sequence ATGAGCCAGGCTGCCTCGCTGTTGCTCAAGCCCGCGCGCTGGCGCCCCTGGGAAGTGGCGCTGTGGGCCGCGATCTGGGCCACGCCGCTGCTGCTGGGCCAGCATGCCGCGCTGATCAACGAGATCGCCATCCTGGCGCTGTTTGCGCTGAGCCTGGACCTGATCCTGGGCTATGCCGGCATCGTCAGCCTGGGCCATGCCGCGTTCTTCGGCGTGGGGGCCTATGGCGCGGCGCTGTTTGCCAAGCATGTGATGCCCGACCCGCTGCTGGGCCTGCTGGTGGGCACGGCGCTGGGCGGTGCGCTGGGCCTGCTGACCAGCCCGATGATCGTGCGGGGCACCGACCTGACCCGCCTGATGGTGACCATGGGCGTGGCCCTGGTGCTGCTGGAACTGGCCAACAAGTTCGACAGCCTCACCGGTGGCGCCGACGGCCTGCAGGGCGTGGTGATGGGGCCCTTGCTGGGGCATTTCGACTTCGACCTGGGGGCGCGCGTGGCGTCGTTCTACTCGCTGGGTTGCCTGTTCGTGGCCTTCGTGCTGCTGCGGCGCATGGTGCACTCGCCGCTGGGCGTGTCGCTGCAGGCGCTGCGCGACAACCGGCTGCGGGTGATGGCGCTGGGCATGAGCGTCAACGGTCGCCTGGCAGCGGTGTACACGCTGGCCGCGGCGCTGGCCGGCACGGCCGGCGCGCTGCTGGCCCAGACCACCGGCTTTGCCTCGCTGGACGTGCTCGAGTTTCATCGCAGCGCCGATGTCATGCTGGCCCTGGTGATCGGCGGCGCCGGCTGGCTGTGGGGCGGGCTGGTGGGGGCGGTGGCCTTCAAGGTGATGCACGACGTGATCTCGTCGTTCACCGCCCAGTACTGGACCTTCTGGATCGGCCTGTTCCTGGTGGTGCTGATGCTGGTGGGGCGCGACCGGCTGTTCCGGCCGCAGCGCTGGTTCAAATCGAAGAAGAAGGAGGGCGCGCGATGA
- a CDS encoding MarR family winged helix-turn-helix transcriptional regulator, with protein sequence MKPADAAAPAPPDAAPRTPLDLELYAQPGHLIRRAQQIAVAMFAEAIGRDVTPVQYAVLRMLQERPGIDQVTLAREVALDNSSTADIAARLETKGWVLREVLPRRQRALSLTAEGQAVLDRLVPALHAMNSQMLAGLDTAERAEFMRLLGKFVQLNNAQSRAPLRASPAD encoded by the coding sequence ATGAAGCCGGCTGACGCCGCGGCGCCCGCCCCCCCGGACGCCGCGCCGCGCACCCCGCTGGATCTGGAGCTGTATGCCCAGCCCGGCCACCTGATCCGCCGCGCGCAGCAGATCGCCGTGGCGATGTTTGCCGAGGCCATCGGCCGCGATGTGACGCCGGTGCAGTACGCCGTGCTGCGCATGCTGCAGGAGCGCCCGGGCATCGACCAGGTGACGCTGGCGCGCGAGGTGGCGCTCGACAACTCGAGCACCGCCGACATCGCCGCCCGGCTCGAGACCAAGGGCTGGGTCCTGCGCGAGGTGCTGCCGCGCCGACAGCGTGCGCTGTCGCTCACCGCCGAAGGGCAGGCCGTGCTCGACCGCCTGGTGCCGGCGCTGCACGCGATGAACTCGCAGATGCTGGCCGGGCTGGATACGGCCGAGCGCGCCGAGTTCATGCGCCTGCTGGGCAAGTTTGTGCAGCTCAACAACGCGCAGAGCAGGGCGCCGCTGCGCGCATCGCCGGCCGACTGA
- a CDS encoding PDR/VanB family oxidoreductase, with protein MNPPGHRPGDDRQAPPGAPSAGTLQLRIARRWAEAEGICGLELVAADACALPAFTAGAHIDLHLPGGLMRPYSLCSDPADTSRWQLAVLREPASRGGSAAVHELLAEGQPITVGLPRNLFALQPGARHSLLLAGGIGITPLLAMAEHLHRQGGSFTLHVAARSRARLAFAARLAAAPYAAQVRLHLDDGAAAQRLDLPALLAAPQPGVQVYLCGPRGFIDAALAAARAAGWPEAQLHLERFGPAAPAPDAAAALAADGSFSLRLTRSGRVVPVAAGQTAVQALAAAGVSVMTSCEQGVCGTCLTPVVAGVPEHRDQYLTPEEQAANDQFLPCCSRALSAELTLDL; from the coding sequence ATGAACCCGCCAGGCCACCGCCCGGGCGACGACCGCCAGGCACCGCCTGGAGCGCCCTCAGCGGGCACGCTGCAGCTTCGCATTGCGCGCCGATGGGCCGAGGCCGAGGGCATCTGCGGGCTCGAGCTGGTGGCCGCCGATGCTTGCGCGCTGCCGGCCTTCACGGCCGGCGCGCACATCGATCTGCACCTGCCGGGCGGGCTGATGCGGCCGTATTCGCTGTGCAGCGACCCGGCCGACACCTCGCGCTGGCAGCTGGCCGTGCTGCGCGAGCCGGCCTCGCGCGGCGGTTCGGCCGCCGTGCACGAGCTGCTGGCCGAGGGGCAGCCGATCACCGTGGGCCTGCCGCGCAACCTGTTTGCGCTGCAGCCGGGCGCCCGGCACAGCCTGCTGCTGGCCGGCGGCATCGGCATCACGCCCTTGCTGGCCATGGCCGAGCACCTGCACCGGCAGGGCGGCAGCTTCACGCTGCATGTGGCCGCCCGCAGCCGCGCGCGGCTGGCCTTTGCGGCGCGCCTGGCCGCCGCTCCCTATGCCGCGCAGGTGCGGCTGCACCTGGACGATGGCGCGGCCGCGCAGCGCCTGGACCTGCCCGCACTGCTGGCCGCGCCGCAGCCGGGCGTTCAGGTCTACCTGTGCGGGCCGCGCGGCTTCATCGACGCCGCGCTGGCCGCCGCGCGCGCCGCCGGCTGGCCCGAGGCGCAGCTGCACCTTGAGCGTTTCGGCCCGGCCGCGCCGGCGCCGGATGCCGCCGCAGCGCTGGCGGCCGACGGCAGCTTCTCGCTGCGCCTGACACGCAGCGGCCGCGTGGTGCCGGTGGCCGCGGGCCAGACCGCCGTGCAGGCACTGGCCGCCGCCGGTGTGTCGGTGATGACCTCGTGCGAACAAGGTGTGTGCGGCACCTGCCTGACCCCGGTGGTGGCCGGCGTGCCGGAACATCGCGACCAGTACCTCACGCCCGAGGAGCAGGCCGCCAACGACCAGTTTCTGCCCTGCTGCTCGCGCGCGCTGAGCGCCGAGCTGACGCTCGACCTGTGA
- a CDS encoding SapC family protein codes for MINENLHKKPVALDRVKHKDLKLDLQHRDLGTVGKLNAFFVAGTEFGDACREYPVVWVHAGNDEAGKQLVAPIAVFGLKAEQNLCIDNDKWRVRYVPAALRLYPFGLARVAPDQMVVCFDETWGGFGTSGETLFNADGGPTEFVANVQKQLENFEVEVERTRAVGNLLVEKGLLRDMRFDATLPDGSKLAVDGFLTVDADKLAALSDADLLAMNKNGVMGLIHAHQISLGNMTRLVEWYVERFGTAAPATA; via the coding sequence ATGATCAACGAGAACCTGCACAAGAAGCCGGTGGCGCTGGACCGTGTCAAGCACAAGGATCTGAAGCTCGACCTGCAGCACCGCGACCTCGGCACGGTGGGCAAGCTCAACGCCTTTTTCGTGGCCGGCACCGAGTTCGGTGATGCCTGCCGCGAGTACCCGGTGGTGTGGGTGCATGCCGGCAACGACGAAGCCGGCAAGCAGCTGGTGGCGCCGATTGCCGTGTTCGGCCTGAAGGCCGAGCAGAACCTGTGCATCGACAACGACAAGTGGCGCGTGCGCTACGTGCCCGCAGCGCTGCGCCTGTACCCCTTTGGCCTGGCCCGCGTGGCGCCCGACCAGATGGTGGTGTGCTTCGACGAGACCTGGGGCGGCTTCGGCACCAGCGGCGAGACGCTGTTCAACGCCGACGGCGGCCCCACCGAGTTCGTGGCCAATGTGCAAAAGCAGCTCGAGAACTTCGAGGTCGAGGTCGAGCGCACCCGGGCGGTGGGCAACCTGCTGGTCGAGAAGGGCCTGCTGCGCGACATGCGCTTCGACGCCACGCTGCCCGACGGCAGCAAGCTGGCGGTGGACGGCTTCCTGACCGTCGACGCCGACAAGCTGGCCGCGCTGTCGGACGCCGACCTGCTGGCCATGAACAAGAACGGCGTGATGGGCCTGATCCACGCGCACCAGATCTCGCTGGGCAACATGACGCGCCTGGTGGAGTGGTACGTCGAGCGCTTCGGCACGGCCGCCCCGGCCACGGCCTGA
- a CDS encoding branched-chain amino acid ABC transporter permease, translating into MLTLLFDGIAYGMLLFVLSLGLAVTMGLMNFINLAHGAFAMAGGYILVLLMQRAGWPFLACLPAAFVITAAAGALLERTVYRPMYGKPHLDQVLFSIGLTFMAVAAVDFFMGSSPQNVPSAQFPEWLRQRFEFAVGSGLGALTLGMGAYRLFIVAVCVALAVGLQAVLAGTRFGSRLRAAVDDPRVAAGLGIPVDRVFLLTFAVGSGLAGLGGALGADLMGLDPSFPLKYMVYFLIVCAVGGTSSITGPLAAALVLGIADVMGKYYLPKLGAFIVYVLMIAILLWRPQGLFSREGRK; encoded by the coding sequence ATGTTGACTTTACTTTTCGACGGCATTGCCTACGGCATGCTGCTGTTCGTGCTGTCGCTCGGCCTGGCCGTGACCATGGGCTTGATGAACTTCATCAACCTGGCCCACGGCGCCTTCGCGATGGCCGGCGGCTACATCCTGGTGCTGCTGATGCAGCGCGCGGGCTGGCCCTTTCTGGCCTGCCTGCCGGCGGCCTTCGTGATCACCGCCGCGGCTGGCGCGCTGCTGGAGCGCACGGTCTACCGGCCGATGTACGGCAAGCCGCACCTCGATCAGGTGCTGTTCTCCATCGGCCTGACCTTCATGGCCGTGGCGGCGGTCGACTTCTTCATGGGCAGCTCGCCGCAGAACGTGCCCAGCGCGCAGTTTCCCGAGTGGCTGCGCCAGCGCTTCGAGTTCGCTGTCGGGTCAGGTTTGGGCGCGCTGACCCTGGGCATGGGCGCCTACCGCCTGTTCATCGTGGCGGTGTGCGTGGCGCTCGCCGTGGGCCTGCAGGCGGTGCTGGCCGGCACGCGCTTCGGCAGCCGGCTGCGCGCCGCGGTGGACGACCCGCGCGTGGCCGCCGGCCTGGGCATTCCGGTCGACCGCGTGTTTCTGCTGACCTTTGCCGTGGGCTCGGGCCTGGCCGGCCTGGGTGGCGCGCTGGGCGCCGACCTGATGGGCCTGGACCCGAGCTTTCCGCTGAAGTACATGGTCTACTTTCTGATCGTCTGCGCGGTGGGCGGCACCAGCTCCATCACCGGGCCGCTGGCCGCCGCGCTGGTGCTGGGCATTGCCGATGTGATGGGCAAGTACTACCTGCCCAAGCTGGGCGCCTTCATCGTCTATGTGCTGATGATCGCTATCCTGTTGTGGCGGCCGCAGGGCCTGTTCTCGCGCGAGGGTCGCAAATGA
- a CDS encoding Rieske 2Fe-2S domain-containing protein: MFPMNAWYVACTPDEIDAKPLGRRICGQPVVFYRGEQGQVAALDDWCPHRGAPLSLGRVVEGRLVCGYHGLEMGCNGKTIAMPGQRVRGFPPVRSYPVVERHGFVWVWPGDAALADPAAIHDCFWADSPDWAYGGGRYHIACDYRLMVDNLMDLTHETYVHATSIGQKEIDETPCTTRTEGEHVITERRMFGIEPPPFWKMALRGAHLPDDQLVDRWQICHFTPPSHVLIEVGVALAGKGGYEAAPEHKVSSIVVDFITPETATSIHYFWGMARSFNVRDKALTASIRDGQGRIFSEDLEMLERQQANLLHWPGRDLLKLNIDAGGVQARRVLERLLAAEQVAPARQQAAA; this comes from the coding sequence ATGTTCCCCATGAACGCCTGGTACGTGGCCTGCACGCCCGACGAGATCGACGCCAAGCCACTGGGCCGGCGCATCTGCGGCCAGCCCGTCGTGTTCTACCGCGGCGAGCAGGGGCAGGTGGCGGCGCTGGACGACTGGTGCCCGCACCGCGGCGCGCCGCTGTCGCTGGGCCGGGTGGTCGAGGGCCGGCTGGTCTGCGGCTACCACGGGCTGGAGATGGGCTGCAACGGCAAGACCATCGCGATGCCGGGCCAGCGCGTGCGCGGCTTTCCGCCGGTGCGCAGCTACCCGGTGGTGGAGCGCCATGGTTTCGTGTGGGTGTGGCCGGGCGATGCGGCGCTGGCCGATCCGGCCGCCATCCACGACTGTTTCTGGGCCGACAGCCCCGACTGGGCCTATGGCGGCGGCCGGTACCACATCGCCTGTGACTACCGGCTGATGGTCGACAACCTGATGGACCTGACGCACGAGACCTATGTGCACGCCACCAGCATCGGCCAGAAGGAGATCGACGAAACCCCGTGCACCACGCGCACCGAGGGCGAGCATGTGATCACCGAGCGGCGCATGTTCGGCATCGAGCCGCCGCCGTTCTGGAAGATGGCGCTGCGCGGTGCCCACCTGCCCGACGACCAGTTGGTGGACCGCTGGCAGATCTGCCACTTCACGCCGCCCAGCCATGTGCTGATCGAGGTGGGCGTGGCGCTGGCCGGCAAGGGCGGCTACGAGGCCGCACCCGAGCACAAGGTGTCGTCCATCGTGGTCGACTTCATCACGCCCGAGACCGCGACCTCGATCCACTACTTCTGGGGCATGGCGCGCAGCTTCAATGTGCGCGACAAGGCGCTCACCGCCAGCATCCGCGACGGGCAGGGCAGGATCTTCAGCGAGGATCTCGAGATGCTCGAGCGCCAGCAGGCCAACCTGCTGCACTGGCCGGGGCGCGACCTGCTCAAGCTCAACATCGACGCCGGCGGCGTGCAGGCCCGCCGCGTGCTGGAGCGGCTGCTCGCGGCCGAGCAGGTGGCGCCCGCGCGGCAGCAGGCGGCCGCATGA